A segment of the Siphonobacter curvatus genome:
ATTGAATTGCTTTGTGAACGTTCGGATATACGCGTGTCCACGCCACCAAAACCATAGGTCTTCATGGCTCCGGTCAACGTTACCGTTGCAAAATCGGCTAGCTTAATATCCGCCCGGCCGATAGCCGCGTAACCGGATCGCTGATCAAAATCCGTCGCGTGAAATTCGTTTACCCAAACGCAGAAGGACTTGGCCTGCCCATCGTCTGACTTCGGGTTTCGTACCCCCAGCATCATGACTTGAACGGCGGAAATGTCGGGCGTTCCCACCACCGTAATGTTGTACTTGCCGTCTTCGGATACCAGCGTAAAGGGCGTCGCGTTAGCCGCTCCGAGACGGTTGCGTTCCGCTTTGACGCGACGAAGTTCATCGATGGCGAAGTCAAATTTGTTGTCCAGGGGCCACACCAGCGTAGGGTCGGGAGAACCCATATTGAGCGAACTCGGCCGGGTAGCCGTCAGGCTTCGTACTTCGATTTCGTAGAAGTTGTCCTTGAAATCGGTACCCAGTCGAATGAATGCTGAGGTTTTAGCGTCTTCATCAGCCAGGTTGTCCATGTGTACGGACATGGTCAGGCGGCGGTACTGATTCAGGTTGTAGTTAACAATTTTGTAGGCCGCCCGAGAATCACCGTCCCGCAGATCCGTCACGCACAAGCTTAAGGCTTGTTCGTTGAGGGCCGCGTTGTTCAGCGTCATGATGTCGCGATCCCGTTCGTAACCCGGAGGGACGACGTAAGGTACCCGTGTATCATTGGTGCCATTTTTGTCGGCAGCAGTAGGACCATTTTCTTCCACACTTACGGTCGATACCCGGAAGTCGGCATCGTAAGGTTCGGGTACTTCGTCGAGGCCTTTGGCACTGAGATCATACTCGTACTTCCGGTACTGGAAACCCGTCAGTTGCAGCTGAGCAAAGCGAAGGACTACGGGTTCTTCAAATTCCGTCATGACCATCCGCATGAAGCGAATGGATTTGAAGCTGGTGATGCCACCTACGGAGCGACTGGGCTTACGCACTTCAACCCGGAATAAATACCACTTGGCCCCGTCGTCTGTCTGTATTTCATCAACGATGTTGTTCGACCCGACTTTTAGCTCACCAGGTTTCAGCGGAATTTCGTATTCGTAGTACGCTTCCGTTTCATTGATGGTATTATCATTATTTAAATCTTCGGAATCGGGTAAATTGGTCGAAGAAGGCGTAATCTGCGAACCCGAGGCGGTATTGGCCGGCGAGTTGTTTTCCATGCCCATAAACCGCTTATACCGCTGAATGATCGACCAGTTATTTTGATCGGCTTCCGGGCTGAAATAATACCGGAAGTCATCGTTGGAAGGGTCATTCGTAATTTGATCCAGTGCCGGACCCGTTACCCGCGAACGTACCTGGTTAATATAATTGCTGAAATAGGTCTGCTCGGCGGCATTATTTACGCCGTCAAGCCCAACATCCTGAGCGGCAATGTTATCGTTGTTGAAGGCATTGATAACGAATTGCTGCTTGGTGGCTCGTCCCCAGGCCGTCGAATCGACGTTGGCGGGCTGACCGTTGACGGTCTGCGTGCGTACCTCACCCGTAGGCAGACCATTCTCGAAGTTGAAACGACCGTCAGGAACGACGTCTTCGGAAATATCACCCAAGTGTATGAGCAGTTTACCCCCCGTGGTATTGGGTTTATCCTGCGTACCACCGTTCGCTCGAACGGGTACTTTTAGGAACGGATCCATTACCCAGAACTCCATGATTTCAATGTTGGAGTTATCAAAGTCATTATCTGAGGTAATGGCCCGCGTAATGGCTCCGAAGCTCTGTTTAGGATTTCGCAACCGACCTTCCGATGTTAGATCCGGGTTGTAGTTGTACATCCCGCGTTCGGCCGGGAAGTACGCCAGATCCAGAATATTCAGGGGCAGGTTATAATTCAGAGCCGCCTTGCCTTTAAAAATCTGCTGGGGCAGGTATTGTTTTTCGTAGAAGTTGGAAACATCCAGATCCGCGGGTACGACGTTGTTACCGAGTCCGCCCGTTCCGTAGAACGTCTGATCGACGTTGTATACGGAAATCAAAGCCCGACGATCGTTGTACTGCAAAGGGTTTCCTGGAGTGCCTTGGTTAAAGGTTACGGGTGTGGCTCCCATTCGCCAGCGGATGGGCTGACGCGTGAAATCGTAGATGGTACGGCTGCCTTCAAAATCATCGAGGTAACTCCGGTTTTGGGCCCGGGGCGTTACGCCGGGTAGCAATTGAGCGTATTCGCCACCGAAGGTAATACTCGACATTTCCTTAGTCTGAATCAAAGGCAGAGCGTCAAGGGCTTTGGTTAAAAAGGGTACGTCTTTTTTCAGGTTAGCATCAAAACCAAACAGGAAGTTGTTGACGGGCTCGTTGCCCAAAGCGACCCGCGTGATGTTGCCGGGCGTACTTTCCCGCAGTCGCATCAGCGTCGCTCCAATGTTGAAGTTTTTATCAATTCGGTAGTCAAGGCGGCCTGCTATCATAGTCCGTACTTGATTATTGAAGAGTTCGGGCGTTTCCCAACTGACGGTGATTTCCCGTCCTGAGTTCATCAAGGCATCATTCATAATCCGTACGCTTCCGCCTTCCACCACGAAGTCCGTACCCGGATTCAGGTTTACGCCACCTGCCGATACCTGCACGGTACTCTCATCGACACCAAAACCCAGCGGAATCTGGGCTCCGTTGGCTCCCTGATAACTTCCCTGAATGAAAAATTTATTCTTTTCTGCCTGCTGCGTCGCGTCAATTTGCGTACCTCGGTAAAGCGTATTCTGTACGTACTTTTCTACCAAGGCCGGATCACTATTGTTCAGCCGATTCCGTAGGGTGGAACCAAACGGTTCCAGTACGGGGAAGATAATCCGGCCGTTTTTGGGGTCAATCGTGACGTCTTCCACAAAATCAAAATTCCCATCGGGCTGGGCGTCATTCATCTGGTTGAGTTTATCCAGATTCATGACCTGTAAAAGCGGAATGCCGGCCAGATTTGTTTCCTGTAAGCTGGGGTTATCGACGCCCGTAATGTCGTCCTTATAAATCACCCGTAATTGGAAACCCTGCCGTTGTACACTTACATTTCCGCCGGAATAGCTCGTTGTCGTACTGGTCGTACTGGAAGGCGTTTGCGTACTGAGAGAATAGATGTTTTTCATCATCAAATCCCACATCGGCAAATTGGTATTATTCCGCAGGGTCGATGATTTGAGCAGTTTCAGTACAATTACTTCGTCTTGTTGCCGATTCTGGTAATCTTCCGTCAGTTCACCTACCTTGAACTTTCGGCCTTGATACGTATACTCGTAAGAAACGGCGACGATCTCGTCGTTACGGATGGGAGCCAGCAGGGAAATGTAGCCTAGCTGCGGATGAAAGCGGAATTCCCGGTCATTTAATTTGCGGGCTCCGCGTAAGAGATCAAAGTCAGCCCCCCGGGCGTAGCCACTACCGGTCAACTCGCCAGCCACGTTGTCGATCTGTCGAACCGTAGGATTCTGAGATACGTTCTGGAAAAGCCCATTGACGCTGTTATCGGCAGGCGAACTCACCGAGCCGGAAATGGGCTGTACTAGCGGAGATGTCTTGTTAAAGGGATTGCCTTCGCCCAAATCAGCCAGACCGACCAGGTTCCGTAGCGTTTCCGTATTTTGTGAACGGTTGGTTATATAAACTTCCACCCGCGTTACGGTAACGCCCGAAGTAATCATCGGAAGTTGCTGTAGCGAGCGTTCGTAATTATTACGGAAGAAATGATTCAGGAAGAAGTGTCGGTTTTCATCGTATAAATCTTCACGAATGGAAAAACCACGATTCTGGGCTCCGTTGCGAAGCACAATGCTCTGCCGCTTAGAGCGTTGCTGAGCTGCGACCAGATTCACATCCAGTTTGCCAAACCGCAGGGCTACGTTCGCTCCAAACAGGTTTTCAACACCCGGAATCAGCTGACTGTTGGTGCGAAAACTCGTATTTCCGGCTTCCACCCGCTGGATAATGTCTTCCTCCTGATTCCGAAAGCCAAGTTTGAGTTTGTTTTCGAAGTTGAAGGCGGCTTTCGTATCAAAATTGGTATTCAGGTTAAGTTTATCCCCAATCTTCCCGGCGAAGTTTACGGCAATCTGTTCATTAAAAATGAAATTACCCGTTCGCCGCTGCCGTACCGGAATCGCCGGATTGTCGATACTCTGATGGAGATAACCAAAGTCGAGCAATACCGAGCCATTGGGAAGGAAGTCGATGATGTTCGAGCCAAAAATCCGGTCGAGCGAAGGATCAGACAGTTTGATTTTAGGGAAAAGACCCCGGCCCGTCACTTCACTTTTTCCGTCGCTTCGACCCGCGTATTCCCGAATTAAGTCCCGATAGGAAGCGTTGTTCTGAATTCGCAGGTATTCGTCCAGCGAGATGTTTTCGCCGGGCCGGTACGGAATCGTCCGGTCGCCTACTTTAAAGGCGTCATTGACGGTAATTTTCTGATCCAGGGGATTAAACCGAAACTGGGTTTGTAGGTCTTTAGGATCAGGTGGGATTAAAGGGGATTGTGGGAGTCGATAACTAAACCGACTGGCTAAACGATCCGATACTTTTAATAGAGGTCGACGTCCGGTTTTGGTTCT
Coding sequences within it:
- the sov gene encoding T9SS outer membrane translocon Sov/SprA, giving the protein MRIFQPVRKSGTYSRRRRWISVPGLVRAFLLFGASTAMAQAQQIQPDTARVDTLYRTKTGRRPLLKVSDRLASRFSYRLPQSPLIPPDPKDLQTQFRFNPLDQKITVNDAFKVGDRTIPYRPGENISLDEYLRIQNNASYRDLIREYAGRSDGKSEVTGRGLFPKIKLSDPSLDRIFGSNIIDFLPNGSVLLDFGYLHQSIDNPAIPVRQRRTGNFIFNEQIAVNFAGKIGDKLNLNTNFDTKAAFNFENKLKLGFRNQEEDIIQRVEAGNTSFRTNSQLIPGVENLFGANVALRFGKLDVNLVAAQQRSKRQSIVLRNGAQNRGFSIREDLYDENRHFFLNHFFRNNYERSLQQLPMITSGVTVTRVEVYITNRSQNTETLRNLVGLADLGEGNPFNKTSPLVQPISGSVSSPADNSVNGLFQNVSQNPTVRQIDNVAGELTGSGYARGADFDLLRGARKLNDREFRFHPQLGYISLLAPIRNDEIVAVSYEYTYQGRKFKVGELTEDYQNRQQDEVIVLKLLKSSTLRNNTNLPMWDLMMKNIYSLSTQTPSSTTSTTTSYSGGNVSVQRQGFQLRVIYKDDITGVDNPSLQETNLAGIPLLQVMNLDKLNQMNDAQPDGNFDFVEDVTIDPKNGRIIFPVLEPFGSTLRNRLNNSDPALVEKYVQNTLYRGTQIDATQQAEKNKFFIQGSYQGANGAQIPLGFGVDESTVQVSAGGVNLNPGTDFVVEGGSVRIMNDALMNSGREITVSWETPELFNNQVRTMIAGRLDYRIDKNFNIGATLMRLRESTPGNITRVALGNEPVNNFLFGFDANLKKDVPFLTKALDALPLIQTKEMSSITFGGEYAQLLPGVTPRAQNRSYLDDFEGSRTIYDFTRQPIRWRMGATPVTFNQGTPGNPLQYNDRRALISVYNVDQTFYGTGGLGNNVVPADLDVSNFYEKQYLPQQIFKGKAALNYNLPLNILDLAYFPAERGMYNYNPDLTSEGRLRNPKQSFGAITRAITSDNDFDNSNIEIMEFWVMDPFLKVPVRANGGTQDKPNTTGGKLLIHLGDISEDVVPDGRFNFENGLPTGEVRTQTVNGQPANVDSTAWGRATKQQFVINAFNNDNIAAQDVGLDGVNNAAEQTYFSNYINQVRSRVTGPALDQITNDPSNDDFRYYFSPEADQNNWSIIQRYKRFMGMENNSPANTASGSQITPSSTNLPDSEDLNNDNTINETEAYYEYEIPLKPGELKVGSNNIVDEIQTDDGAKWYLFRVEVRKPSRSVGGITSFKSIRFMRMVMTEFEEPVVLRFAQLQLTGFQYRKYEYDLSAKGLDEVPEPYDADFRVSTVSVEENGPTAADKNGTNDTRVPYVVPPGYERDRDIMTLNNAALNEQALSLCVTDLRDGDSRAAYKIVNYNLNQYRRLTMSVHMDNLADEDAKTSAFIRLGTDFKDNFYEIEVRSLTATRPSSLNMGSPDPTLVWPLDNKFDFAIDELRRVKAERNRLGAANATPFTLVSEDGKYNITVVGTPDISAVQVMMLGVRNPKSDDGQAKSFCVWVNEFHATDFDQRSGYAAIGRADIKLADFATVTLTGAMKTYGFGGVDTRISERSQSNSMAFGVASNVNLDKLFPQNWGLQIPLYFSYDRQNIRPHFNPLDPDMPLDLSLSTMPANQREAYRKMVEENSMRKAINFSNVRKIRVNPNSRAHFYDIENFSFTYAYSDAIRSSITLAEYRQLSQRGGFTYAYTTAPKPWEPFKKWKNDQHIFQLIKDFNFTPIPNSVTFRADMDRSLIRTQYRQAATGSTAGNPMLTTDGVTPLFEKYWLFNRLYGLNWNFSKNWNAQYNATAQAIIDEPYGDINTPEKRDSVMNSLKRLGRMKNFEQRITNTWQIPLNKFPLTDWMTAQLQYNVAYKFQANSYGIVDSTGVAFGNTIQNTRERVLTGRVDFVALYNKVKALRWVNSPRAPRRDIARSPGDFDEVDVERNQFLKSVSRLLLTVRGIRYTYAIQESTILPGFLPTPHLFGDRSGVPGLPFILGSQDASIRYRGAEEGWITKSTVQNQPFVQTLTKRFEATTDLEPWKDFKVFMDLRYNRSDNYQEFFRPATVNGPFVSQSPLRSGNYSMSYLSFLTAFEKTNRESFSANFERFKDYRNILLERLKVANPAGDSYNLNSQDVLIPAFFSAYSGKSPNKVKFSPFYKIPLPNWRVNYNGLTNVGWFKRRFSQIQITHSYSSTYNVGNFVSSLEYDAAFVALNAPLYPFANQVNAEGQFVPVYVMSVISFVERFAPFIGVQFRTKDGISGGLEYNQDRNVGLNLSNVSVNEVNNKDLTGRLGFTRQNIRFRFGGRQVRLKNDLTFDCRLTFRDQRVIVRKLEGETTPTAGNVFFQFNPSVTYNASRQLNVRVYLDRTVNDPLVSNSFRRAVTQGGVQLRLSLN